One Candidatus Binataceae bacterium DNA segment encodes these proteins:
- a CDS encoding MFS transporter, with the protein MLLIHPDDIDYELARGARDGEDDGKPARVLDLIEDRPLMIFLCCAVRFHFANAAVLPLLGEMLAKGKGRTSMMFVSACVVTTQFTITLIAAWVGRGAGSWGRKPLLLMGFGVLPVRGVLYTLTSSIYLLVGIQVLDGIGAGIFAVVSVLVIADLTRGTGRFNLTLGAIATAVGVGAALSQTIAGSIVHHFSYRAGFLFLASVAAAAFAILWLFMPETLDWKGDAPARVSMATR; encoded by the coding sequence ATGTTGCTCATCCACCCCGACGATATCGACTACGAGCTGGCTAGGGGAGCCAGGGACGGCGAGGACGATGGAAAGCCCGCAAGAGTTCTGGATCTGATCGAGGATCGCCCGCTGATGATCTTCCTCTGTTGCGCAGTAAGGTTTCACTTCGCCAACGCTGCCGTGCTCCCGCTGCTTGGTGAGATGCTGGCGAAAGGCAAGGGCCGGACTTCAATGATGTTCGTGTCGGCCTGCGTCGTGACTACTCAGTTCACGATCACACTTATCGCCGCATGGGTTGGGCGCGGCGCCGGTTCATGGGGCAGAAAGCCCCTGCTGCTCATGGGCTTCGGCGTGCTACCGGTTCGCGGCGTCCTTTACACCCTCACCAGCAGCATCTACCTGCTGGTCGGCATCCAGGTGCTTGACGGTATCGGCGCCGGCATTTTCGCGGTCGTTTCCGTCCTGGTGATAGCCGATCTGACGCGTGGCACCGGGCGATTTAATCTCACGCTGGGCGCGATCGCGACAGCGGTGGGAGTCGGCGCGGCTCTCAGCCAAACGATCGCCGGATCCATCGTTCACCACTTCAGCTACAGAGCCGGGTTTCTGTTCCTGGCCTCAGTGGCTGCTGCCGCCTTTGCGATCCTGTGGTTGTTCATGCCTGAAACCCTCGACTGGAAAGGCGATGCTCCTGCGCGGGTTTCGATGGCTACGCGTTGA
- a CDS encoding MFS transporter yields the protein MDRLPSSKCLRGLDWLNFLLADVQTGVGPFLAIYLAAYGWNEQRVGLALTIGGIAGIASQTPAGALVDRLKSKRALTAAGVFALAIGALLVAFHPSFWPVVTAQVLIGAMSSFFMPAIAAISFGIVGHKLFNLRQGRNQTFNSAGNVVAAVAMG from the coding sequence CTGGACAGGCTCCCCTCCAGCAAGTGCCTACGTGGACTGGACTGGCTCAACTTCCTGCTGGCCGACGTGCAGACCGGCGTTGGGCCGTTCCTCGCTATATACCTTGCCGCATACGGCTGGAACGAGCAGCGCGTCGGCCTTGCGCTCACGATCGGCGGCATCGCCGGCATCGCATCGCAAACACCGGCAGGCGCTTTGGTAGACCGGCTCAAGTCTAAGCGAGCGCTGACCGCTGCGGGCGTGTTCGCGTTGGCGATCGGCGCGCTCTTGGTCGCGTTCCATCCGTCATTCTGGCCGGTCGTGACAGCACAAGTGCTAATCGGCGCAATGTCCAGTTTCTTCATGCCTGCCATCGCCGCTATCTCATTCGGAATCGTTGGGCACAAACTCTTCAACCTGCGCCAGGGACGAAACCAGACATTCAACTCGGCCGGCAACGTCGTCGCCGCTGTCGCGATGGGGTAG
- the moaA gene encoding GTP 3',8-cyclase MoaA gives MPRDSFNRQIDYLRISVVDRCNMRCVYCMPLDGIRFLPNSDLLTAQEIEMVVRAAIRIGFQKFRLTGGEPTLRSDLVEIVERVTRVDGVHDLAMTTNAMLLENLAQPLKEAGLTRINVHLDSLNPETVERQMRWGSFARVWKGIMAAEAAGLTPIKLNAVVTAGYNESEVVDLARLTLERDWHVRFIELMPLGGGECATLSVKRYVSNIETRRRIEAALGPLNELPTENLADESRNYRLSGARGVVGFISPVSEPYCGTCNRMRLTADGKFHLCLLNDDELDVRRALRSGSARALEEVSAILEHAVTMKPTGHHLLEGRSTRERSMYQIGG, from the coding sequence ATGCCTCGCGATTCGTTCAACCGCCAGATCGATTACCTGCGTATTTCGGTTGTCGACCGCTGCAACATGCGCTGCGTTTATTGCATGCCGCTGGACGGAATCCGTTTTCTGCCCAACTCGGATTTGCTGACCGCACAGGAAATCGAGATGGTGGTCCGCGCCGCCATTCGCATCGGTTTCCAAAAATTCCGTCTCACTGGCGGCGAACCTACCCTGCGGTCCGACCTCGTAGAAATTGTCGAACGCGTGACCCGGGTCGACGGAGTTCACGATCTGGCGATGACCACCAACGCGATGCTGCTTGAGAATCTGGCGCAACCCCTCAAGGAAGCGGGCCTCACCCGCATCAATGTGCATCTGGACAGCCTCAATCCCGAGACGGTCGAAAGGCAGATGCGCTGGGGTAGTTTCGCCCGCGTATGGAAGGGCATCATGGCCGCAGAAGCAGCAGGACTGACTCCGATCAAGCTCAACGCGGTGGTGACTGCTGGATACAACGAATCCGAGGTGGTCGACCTGGCGCGCCTCACCCTCGAGCGCGATTGGCACGTGAGATTCATCGAACTGATGCCTTTGGGCGGTGGCGAGTGCGCCACGCTTTCGGTCAAACGCTACGTGTCGAATATAGAAACGCGCCGGCGCATCGAGGCCGCGTTGGGACCCCTAAACGAGCTTCCGACCGAAAACCTCGCCGACGAATCGCGCAACTATCGGTTGTCCGGCGCCCGCGGAGTTGTCGGCTTCATCAGTCCGGTCAGCGAGCCCTACTGCGGCACCTGTAACCGGATGCGTCTCACGGCGGACGGCAAGTTCCACCTATGCCTGCTCAACGACGATGAACTCGATGTGCGCCGCGCGCTGCGCTCCGGGTCCGCTCGGGCGCTCGAGGAAGTCAGCGCCATCCTGGAGCACGCCGTTACGATGAAACCGACCGGGCACCATCTCCTGGAAGGCCGCTCGACCCGCGAGCGTTCGATGTATCAGATCGGCGGATAG
- a CDS encoding MMPL family transporter yields MSFRYRVFRGLARLDFEYPWQVLLGCAALAVVALLYTRAHLQFQTGQEDLISGHSRDTSNYRHYENEFPDLDSLIVVVRADRDPARAERFADTFAARVTADHENVRSVLYKIDAGALANRALLYLSSGDLGELAAHIRDYRAFLSAYAANPTLNNFFALTNGEANRAMTSAMVGSLFGDQNSPADSSKGKLNLALVDAMLNGMLARGNFASPWDDLTSVGPTQGVLRDGYIASDNGKYLIMNVVRADEHEGAPNTIDAIDAHLAAVREHFPGVEAGMTGGPALARTETTSTAHDIALASLIAILSNVLLVVIPFGGIVEPAFALAALLIGVAWSFGFTALAIGHLNLLSAVFTSILAGIGINFPIHLMARYDEARRGGRVTRESIELGVVNTGAGVVASACIMALAFLMPIFSDFKGIAELGIVSAGGLFLCLLSAMLVFPSLLVIRDRRRTPHLAPSLKLVERETWLQRMFARPRLTVATVSAATIIGMVAVRGLHFDQNLLKLQAESTEAVHFEELLLKDSGRSSWFAVSLNPTREEAQRRAELFSKLPQVADAETIATYVPAEQARKRVMLEGLQPLIAGLKLSPPGPPSDPALLRRELAALNFKLAGARDSDPSGAAAHTAELTAQAIARLDSDAGAFEQFEKAAARAFAVKLAQFKAMLDPSEVTIDNLPTELRNHFIGRSGIYLVQIYPRGDVWEDIPLARFIGALRGVDSDVTGAPVQAYSIATVMRRGYERAAVLALIAVFVFVFADFRNLRDTALATVPLLFGGAWLLETMGLLGWEFNLANLFAVPIIIGTGVDNGVNMLYRWREERDKSQLILNTAVGKSVTISSLTTIAGFAALIPATHRGIASLGWVLSLGVTFILIATLVVLPAILELVGGALPRRRVQEPGAARIALEPQVGSRAKRSGLLAILMVCVIAWPCGRAGAQSPDEKAASDRAVDQAEVLVRQAGESKPPDSQKIRSAIDKLHDAIRMNPSNDSAYVDLGFCYSVLKDGPTAIEMYVKATRINPSGANFKELADIYMRIGDPENGLMAANAGITHDPQNASLYNAKGMALHDLGRNDEAATAFQKALELNPSFAVARANLRALNSAPQGRGSISKPEP; encoded by the coding sequence GTGAGCTTTCGGTACCGCGTGTTTCGCGGACTCGCTCGTCTGGACTTCGAGTACCCGTGGCAGGTGCTGCTCGGATGCGCCGCGCTGGCTGTCGTCGCCCTGCTTTACACCCGCGCGCATCTGCAGTTTCAGACCGGGCAGGAAGATCTGATCTCAGGCCACAGCCGCGACACGAGCAACTATCGCCACTATGAGAACGAATTTCCGGACCTCGATTCGTTAATCGTGGTGGTACGTGCGGATCGCGATCCGGCGCGGGCCGAACGATTTGCCGATACGTTTGCAGCGCGCGTGACGGCAGACCACGAGAATGTCAGGAGCGTTCTGTACAAGATCGATGCGGGAGCGCTGGCCAATCGTGCGCTGCTGTACCTGAGCTCCGGGGACCTCGGCGAGCTCGCCGCACACATTCGCGACTACCGGGCATTTCTCTCGGCCTACGCGGCCAATCCCACTCTCAACAATTTCTTCGCGCTCACCAATGGGGAAGCAAACCGCGCGATGACATCGGCGATGGTCGGATCGCTGTTCGGCGACCAGAACTCGCCGGCCGATTCATCCAAGGGAAAGCTCAACCTTGCCCTGGTCGATGCGATGCTCAACGGAATGCTGGCGCGCGGCAACTTCGCCTCCCCGTGGGATGATTTGACCAGCGTGGGTCCGACCCAGGGTGTGCTTCGCGACGGCTACATTGCCTCGGATAACGGCAAGTATCTGATTATGAACGTGGTGCGCGCCGACGAGCACGAGGGTGCGCCGAATACCATCGATGCCATCGACGCTCATCTCGCCGCGGTCCGCGAGCATTTCCCCGGAGTCGAGGCTGGCATGACCGGGGGTCCGGCGCTGGCACGCACGGAGACCACTTCCACCGCCCACGATATCGCGCTGGCCTCACTAATCGCGATCCTAAGCAACGTTCTCCTGGTGGTTATCCCGTTCGGGGGAATCGTCGAACCTGCGTTTGCGCTGGCCGCGTTGCTGATCGGCGTCGCCTGGTCATTTGGCTTTACCGCCCTCGCGATCGGGCATCTGAACCTGCTCTCCGCGGTATTTACCAGCATCCTGGCGGGAATCGGCATCAACTTCCCCATCCACTTGATGGCGCGCTACGACGAAGCTCGCCGTGGCGGGCGCGTTACGCGCGAATCGATCGAACTGGGCGTAGTGAATACCGGAGCTGGCGTGGTCGCCTCGGCGTGTATCATGGCACTCGCCTTCCTGATGCCGATTTTCAGCGACTTTAAGGGAATTGCCGAGTTGGGAATCGTCTCGGCAGGCGGACTTTTCCTGTGCCTCCTCTCGGCGATGCTCGTCTTTCCTTCGCTCCTAGTGATTCGCGACCGTCGGCGCACGCCGCACCTGGCTCCTTCGCTTAAGCTGGTGGAGCGCGAAACCTGGCTGCAGCGAATGTTCGCACGCCCACGACTTACCGTTGCCACGGTTTCGGCGGCGACGATTATCGGGATGGTCGCGGTGCGCGGCCTTCACTTCGATCAGAACCTGCTCAAGCTACAAGCCGAATCGACGGAGGCGGTGCATTTTGAGGAGCTGCTGCTCAAGGATTCGGGCCGCTCATCATGGTTCGCAGTCTCGCTGAACCCGACCCGGGAAGAAGCCCAACGCAGGGCGGAACTGTTCAGCAAACTTCCGCAAGTGGCAGACGCCGAGACGATCGCGACCTATGTTCCCGCCGAGCAGGCGCGAAAGCGCGTCATGCTTGAAGGGCTGCAACCGCTAATCGCGGGACTGAAACTATCTCCGCCGGGTCCGCCCTCGGATCCGGCCCTGCTGCGCCGGGAACTTGCGGCGCTGAACTTCAAGCTCGCGGGTGCGCGCGACAGCGATCCCTCGGGGGCGGCGGCGCACACTGCGGAGCTGACTGCCCAGGCTATCGCCCGACTCGATTCTGATGCGGGAGCGTTCGAGCAGTTCGAAAAAGCAGCGGCCCGCGCGTTCGCGGTCAAGCTCGCGCAATTCAAGGCAATGCTCGATCCCTCTGAAGTGACGATCGACAATCTTCCCACGGAGCTTCGCAATCACTTCATCGGTCGTTCTGGCATCTATCTCGTGCAGATCTACCCGCGCGGTGATGTGTGGGAGGATATCCCGCTGGCGCGCTTTATCGGCGCGCTGCGCGGTGTGGATAGCGATGTGACGGGCGCTCCCGTGCAAGCCTATTCGATCGCCACGGTCATGCGCCGCGGTTACGAACGGGCGGCGGTGCTGGCGCTGATCGCCGTATTCGTGTTTGTCTTTGCCGACTTCCGTAATCTGCGCGACACCGCCCTGGCGACTGTGCCGCTGCTGTTCGGAGGAGCATGGCTGCTGGAGACGATGGGCTTGCTGGGGTGGGAATTCAATCTTGCAAATCTCTTCGCGGTCCCCATCATCATCGGTACCGGGGTCGATAATGGGGTGAACATGCTCTACCGTTGGCGCGAAGAACGCGACAAGTCGCAACTGATTCTTAACACCGCGGTCGGCAAATCGGTGACGATCTCATCGCTCACCACCATCGCGGGATTCGCCGCGCTAATTCCAGCAACGCACCGGGGGATCGCAAGCCTCGGATGGGTGCTCAGCCTCGGCGTCACGTTCATTCTGATTGCAACGCTGGTGGTGCTCCCCGCCATCCTCGAGCTGGTGGGAGGCGCGCTGCCTAGGCGACGCGTTCAGGAACCGGGGGCCGCGAGGATCGCCCTCGAGCCGCAGGTGGGGTCACGGGCAAAGCGAAGCGGGCTGCTCGCGATTCTGATGGTGTGTGTGATCGCTTGGCCGTGCGGGCGCGCCGGCGCCCAGAGTCCGGACGAGAAGGCCGCCTCGGACCGCGCGGTCGACCAGGCCGAGGTGTTGGTCCGTCAAGCCGGTGAGTCCAAGCCGCCGGACAGCCAGAAGATTCGCTCCGCCATCGACAAGCTCCACGACGCGATTCGGATGAATCCGAGCAACGATTCCGCGTACGTCGACCTGGGCTTCTGCTACTCGGTGCTGAAGGACGGACCGACCGCGATAGAGATGTACGTCAAGGCGACGCGGATCAATCCCTCGGGCGCTAACTTCAAGGAATTGGCCGACATCTACATGCGAATCGGCGATCCGGAGAACGGGTTAATGGCCGCCAACGCTGGAATCACGCACGACCCCCAAAACGCGTCGCTCTACAACGCCAAGGGGATGGCGCTTCATGACCTAGGGCGAAACGACGAAGCTGCTACCGCATTTCAGAAGGCGCTTGAGCTCAATCCTAGCTTTGCCGTCGCGCGGGCCAACCTGCGGGCGCTCAACTCGGCCCCCCAGGGTCGCGGCAGCATAAGTAAACCTGAGCCCTGA
- a CDS encoding gamma-butyrobetaine hydroxylase-like domain-containing protein yields MALIQPKNPKIKGLNEVGRYAVGVQWTDGHDSIFPLENLRRYCPCDDCAGTARQAVGAESQRMRQFTRLGEQAVFIGWADGHETIYTTRQLRDICHCAYCVAEPERPITGG; encoded by the coding sequence ATGGCTCTTATTCAGCCAAAGAACCCAAAGATCAAGGGCTTGAACGAAGTCGGGCGTTACGCGGTCGGAGTCCAGTGGACCGATGGCCACGACAGCATCTTTCCGCTCGAAAACCTGCGCCGCTACTGTCCCTGCGACGACTGCGCCGGCACCGCTCGGCAAGCCGTCGGCGCCGAGAGTCAGCGCATGCGCCAGTTCACCCGGCTTGGCGAGCAGGCAGTTTTCATCGGATGGGCCGACGGTCACGAGACCATCTATACGACGCGACAACTGCGCGACATCTGCCACTGCGCCTATTGCGTGGCGGAACCGGAAAGACCAATCACCGGCGGTTGA